From the genome of Gracilibacillus salitolerans, one region includes:
- the era gene encoding GTPase Era, which yields MHNNFKSGFIAIIGRPNVGKSTFMNHVIGQKIAIMSDKAQTTRNKIQGVYTDKDKQIVFIDTPGIHKPKHKLGDFMVKIAENTLNEVDAIMFMINADEGYGMGDQYIMDRLESIKKPVFLIINKIDLVHPDQLLPLIDQYKDKYPFKEIIPISALEGNNVSHLMDVFTEHLPEGPQYYPEDQVTDHPERFIIGELIREKVLQLTREEVPHSVAVIIDGIDNRGEDEKVLVQASIVVERKSQKGIIIGKQGKMLKEIGKRARQDIERLLGSKVYLELWVKVQENWRNKPHQLNEFGFKQDEY from the coding sequence ATGCATAACAATTTCAAATCAGGATTTATAGCCATTATTGGTAGACCAAATGTAGGAAAATCGACCTTCATGAATCATGTTATTGGTCAAAAAATTGCAATTATGAGTGACAAAGCGCAAACAACTAGAAATAAAATTCAAGGTGTATACACTGATAAGGATAAGCAAATTGTATTTATTGATACCCCTGGAATCCATAAGCCTAAGCACAAATTAGGAGATTTTATGGTCAAAATTGCAGAAAACACTTTAAATGAAGTAGATGCGATTATGTTTATGATTAATGCGGATGAAGGCTATGGTATGGGTGATCAGTATATCATGGATCGCTTAGAGTCGATCAAAAAGCCGGTTTTTTTAATAATCAATAAAATTGATCTTGTTCATCCAGATCAACTTTTGCCACTTATAGACCAATATAAGGACAAGTATCCATTTAAAGAAATTATTCCTATTTCAGCTCTGGAAGGAAATAATGTGAGTCATTTAATGGATGTCTTTACAGAACATCTTCCTGAGGGTCCCCAATATTATCCAGAGGATCAAGTTACCGATCATCCGGAGCGATTTATCATTGGTGAACTAATACGTGAAAAGGTTTTACAATTAACAAGAGAAGAAGTGCCACATTCAGTTGCTGTAATAATTGACGGTATTGATAATCGTGGTGAAGATGAGAAAGTTTTAGTACAGGCATCGATTGTGGTTGAAAGGAAATCACAAAAAGGCATTATTATTGGTAAACAAGGTAAAATGTTAAAAGAAATTGGGAAGCGAGCAAGACAGGATATTGAACGGTTATTAGGGTCGAAAGTGTATTTGGAATTGTGGGTAAAAGTTCAAGAAAATTGGCGGAATAAACCCCATCAATTAAACGAATTCGGTTTTAAACAGGATGAATATTAA
- a CDS encoding HD family phosphohydrolase, with product MEKFWLLKQKIVSFFQDNLIQLVTVCFVIVGIFFVVSYQNVHTETYDIEKFSAAKETIRSPITIENTRETERRLREVIQSVEDHFEISEEVTEEQITYINEVFEAVDKIETGNIELELEEEKLVSIADKVAYLENIVHDELLLEVDTQTFRALFQATDEERVLAKELITTALYDAYYNGIKVEEVDQAIQTAQQKLTYSTLDDSFVQALRPLIAFSIQPNSFFSADLTNEAQQQARNSVEPVMIRAGEVIVEEGQLITNEIYEELEVTGLLNEQRNFYPTIGLLLLVTLLGLFLFFELRHHTKKSELHFRKLIAICVLSIFIVLMMKVVSFYTTSVNPLYLVTPVATVSMLLKILVNERIAIVMSVFYAVIGSVIFNADIPGLLNMEAGIFIIFSQLASIFFLSVIKDRGSIIKSGLATSIINMVTICLFLFLSFEKYSWLDYLSLSGYGFLSAIIATVLTMGMLPFFESGLRILSDTKLLALSSPNQPLLRKLLIEAPGTYHHSIMVANLSEASCEAIGANGLLARVAAYYHDLGKTVRPHYFIENQMRMKNPHDYLDPYQSAEIILQHPVDSAKLLKKEKLPNEIIDIALQHHGTTLLKYFYFKAKERNDKVNEEDFRYDGPKPKTKEAAVVSICDSIEAAARSLATPTQDEIEKVVSSILEDRLLDGQLNDSTLTFKELEQMKLVICETLKGIYHSRIQYPKETNMKEAR from the coding sequence ATGGAAAAATTTTGGTTATTAAAACAAAAAATCGTTTCTTTTTTTCAAGATAATCTTATTCAATTAGTCACAGTATGTTTCGTTATTGTGGGTATCTTTTTTGTCGTAAGTTACCAAAATGTACATACTGAAACATATGATATTGAAAAATTTTCTGCAGCTAAAGAAACGATTCGTTCCCCTATTACGATCGAGAATACCAGAGAGACCGAGCGTAGACTAAGAGAAGTGATTCAATCAGTAGAGGACCATTTTGAAATTTCGGAAGAAGTGACAGAGGAGCAAATTACATATATAAATGAGGTCTTTGAAGCAGTTGACAAGATCGAAACAGGAAATATTGAATTAGAGTTAGAAGAAGAAAAACTCGTTTCCATTGCTGATAAAGTTGCCTACCTTGAAAATATAGTCCACGATGAACTACTGCTTGAAGTTGATACACAAACGTTTAGAGCATTATTTCAAGCTACAGATGAAGAGAGAGTATTAGCGAAAGAATTGATTACTACTGCGCTTTACGATGCATATTATAATGGCATTAAAGTAGAAGAAGTTGATCAAGCCATCCAAACAGCACAACAAAAGTTAACATACTCTACATTGGATGATTCTTTCGTCCAGGCACTACGTCCTCTAATAGCATTTAGTATACAACCTAATTCTTTTTTTTCTGCTGATCTAACAAATGAAGCGCAACAACAAGCACGAAATAGTGTAGAACCAGTCATGATACGAGCAGGTGAAGTAATTGTTGAAGAAGGTCAATTAATTACCAACGAAATTTATGAAGAGCTAGAGGTGACCGGTCTTTTAAATGAACAACGAAATTTTTACCCAACGATTGGTTTGTTGCTGCTCGTAACACTATTAGGCTTATTTCTATTTTTCGAATTACGTCACCATACTAAAAAATCCGAATTACATTTTCGCAAATTAATCGCAATTTGCGTGTTAAGTATTTTTATCGTTTTAATGATGAAAGTTGTAAGTTTTTATACGACATCGGTTAATCCGTTATATCTAGTTACTCCTGTAGCTACAGTATCTATGTTATTAAAAATTTTAGTTAACGAACGAATTGCTATTGTAATGTCGGTATTTTATGCCGTGATTGGCAGTGTCATTTTTAATGCGGATATTCCAGGACTGTTAAATATGGAAGCTGGGATTTTTATTATCTTTTCTCAATTAGCTAGTATTTTCTTCTTGTCGGTGATTAAAGACAGAGGTTCAATTATCAAGAGTGGTTTAGCTACATCCATCATTAATATGGTAACAATCTGTTTATTTTTATTCTTATCGTTTGAAAAATATTCATGGTTAGATTACTTATCTTTGAGTGGATACGGATTTCTTTCTGCTATTATTGCTACGGTTCTAACAATGGGGATGTTGCCTTTTTTTGAATCGGGCTTACGTATTTTATCTGATACAAAGCTTCTAGCTTTATCTAGTCCCAACCAGCCATTATTACGCAAATTGTTAATTGAAGCTCCAGGGACCTATCATCACAGTATTATGGTAGCTAATTTAAGTGAGGCATCCTGTGAAGCGATTGGTGCAAATGGTTTATTAGCTCGTGTAGCAGCCTATTATCATGATCTTGGGAAAACAGTCAGACCACATTATTTTATTGAAAATCAGATGAGGATGAAAAATCCACATGATTACCTTGATCCTTATCAGAGTGCAGAGATCATTTTGCAACATCCTGTAGATAGTGCGAAGTTACTAAAAAAAGAAAAATTACCTAATGAGATTATTGATATTGCTCTACAACATCACGGCACAACGTTACTTAAATACTTTTATTTTAAAGCGAAGGAACGTAATGATAAAGTGAATGAAGAGGATTTTCGATATGATGGTCCAAAACCCAAAACGAAAGAAGCGGCTGTTGTATCGATTTGTGATTCCATTGAAGCTGCTGCACGATCGTTGGCGACCCCTACTCAGGATGAGATTGAAAAAGTTGTATCTTCCATTTTGGAAGACCGATTATTAGATGGTCAGTTAAATGATAGTACTTTAACATTTAAGGAATTAGAACAAATGAAATTAGTTATTTGTGAGACATTAAAAGGTATCTACCACTCTCGAATTCAGTATCCAAAGGAAACCAACATGAAAGAGGCGAGATAG
- the ybeY gene encoding rRNA maturation RNase YbeY — MELDFYDETEKVSQEHFDLITQLLSYAAKHENIGLDSELSISFVDNDEIQLLNKQYRGLDNPTDVLSFALEEEAEEEIRITGADIPVALGDIVISVDKANEQAFEYNHSFSRELGFLALHGFLHLLGYDHMNDEDEKKMFSRQEEILNGFGLSREK; from the coding sequence ATGGAACTAGATTTTTATGATGAAACTGAAAAAGTATCACAGGAACATTTTGATTTAATAACTCAATTGCTTTCGTACGCTGCGAAACACGAAAATATTGGATTAGATTCAGAATTGTCCATTTCATTCGTAGATAATGATGAAATACAATTGTTAAATAAGCAATATCGTGGGTTGGATAATCCCACAGATGTATTGTCATTTGCACTTGAAGAAGAAGCTGAAGAAGAGATTAGGATAACAGGAGCAGATATTCCTGTTGCGCTAGGAGACATCGTTATTTCGGTCGATAAAGCAAATGAACAAGCTTTTGAATACAATCATTCTTTTTCTAGGGAATTAGGTTTTTTAGCTTTGCATGGTTTTTTACATTTGCTTGGTTATGACCATATGAATGATGAGGATGAGAAGAAAATGTTTTCAAGACAAGAGGAGATATTAAATGGGTTCGGATTATCGCGGGAAAAATAA
- a CDS encoding PhoH family protein, translating to MSEDLKMIDLQLENPNEALTLFGTEDRHLKQLEEQLQVSITSRGEQISVSGSDTDVKVIQEVLHGLLAIIRKGITITERDVIYAIDLARKGKINQLETLFEDEITKNAKGKSIRVKTLGQRHYLQTMKQNDLVFGIGPAGTGKTYLAVVMAIHALKNGKVKRIILTRPAVEAGESLGFLPGDLKEKVDPYLRPLYDALHDVLGTEHTMRLIERGTIEIAPLAYMRGRTLDDAFVILDEAQNTTNAQMKMFLTRLGFGSKMVITGDVTQIDLPKGVQSGLTEAKEKLANMKGIGVVYLTQSDVVRHPIVQKIIEAYEN from the coding sequence ATGTCAGAAGATCTAAAGATGATTGATTTACAATTAGAAAATCCTAATGAAGCTTTAACACTTTTCGGTACAGAAGATCGACATTTAAAGCAATTAGAAGAACAATTGCAAGTATCGATTACTTCTCGTGGTGAGCAAATAAGTGTTTCTGGTAGTGACACAGATGTAAAGGTAATTCAAGAAGTATTACATGGACTGTTGGCTATCATTAGAAAAGGAATAACGATTACAGAGCGAGATGTTATTTATGCAATAGACCTTGCGAGAAAAGGAAAAATTAATCAATTAGAAACCTTATTCGAAGATGAGATTACCAAGAATGCAAAAGGTAAGTCAATTCGTGTAAAAACACTTGGACAACGCCATTATTTACAGACAATGAAACAGAATGATCTTGTCTTCGGGATAGGACCAGCTGGTACTGGTAAAACATACTTAGCAGTGGTGATGGCTATCCATGCACTTAAAAATGGAAAAGTTAAGCGAATCATATTAACAAGACCAGCAGTAGAGGCAGGAGAAAGTTTAGGTTTCTTACCTGGAGACTTAAAAGAGAAAGTGGATCCTTATTTACGACCTCTATATGATGCATTACATGATGTACTGGGAACAGAACATACGATGCGTTTAATTGAGAGAGGCACTATCGAAATTGCTCCTCTTGCTTACATGCGCGGAAGAACATTAGACGATGCTTTTGTAATATTAGATGAAGCTCAAAATACAACCAATGCACAAATGAAGATGTTTTTAACTCGTTTAGGTTTTGGATCAAAAATGGTCATTACTGGTGATGTTACGCAAATTGACTTGCCTAAGGGTGTTCAATCAGGTTTAACCGAGGCAAAAGAAAAGTTAGCCAATATGAAAGGGATCGGCGTTGTCTATTTAACGCAATCTGATGTAGTCAGACACCCTATTGTTCAGAAAATTATTGAAGCGTATGAAAATTAA
- a CDS encoding diacylglycerol kinase family protein, whose translation MGSDYRGKNKFHFGLRYALKGLKVGILTERNITIHMIAAMLVFAAGIFYSISTIEWAILSLTVGAVISMEMMNTALERALDHLEPKHRPAIGVAKDMAAGAVLVTAIVAILIAILIFMPKILS comes from the coding sequence ATGGGTTCGGATTATCGCGGGAAAAATAAATTTCATTTTGGTTTGCGATATGCGCTGAAAGGTCTTAAGGTTGGCATTCTTACTGAACGGAATATAACCATTCATATGATTGCGGCAATGCTTGTATTTGCTGCAGGCATTTTCTATTCTATTTCAACGATAGAATGGGCAATTCTATCTCTGACAGTTGGTGCAGTTATAAGCATGGAAATGATGAATACAGCCTTAGAAAGAGCTTTAGACCATTTGGAACCGAAGCACCGACCAGCGATAGGAGTTGCGAAGGATATGGCTGCAGGTGCGGTCTTAGTCACTGCTATTGTGGCAATTCTTATCGCAATTCTCATTTTTATGCCAAAGATTTTATCATAA